The Meiothermus ruber DSM 1279 genome includes the window CCTTAACACCCCTTCTGCACAATGGCGCTGGAAGCGATAGATAACCCTCGAGCTTCCACACACGGGGAGAATCCCAATGAAGCTAACCCGACGCAACACCATCAAACTACTGGGCGCTGGCCTGGGCAGTGCCCTGGTAGGAGCCCATTGGCCCGGCCTGGCCCAGGGAACCCTGGCCTTCCCCGAGCCCAAGTTGCTTCCACTCAGGCGACTCGAATCAGGCTTGGTTGAAGCCAGCCTTGCCGCCAGGGAGAGCAATCTAAGCATAGGCGGCAAGCCCGTAACCCTGCTGACTTACGGGGGCATGCCAGGGCCAACCCTACGACTCCGGGAAGGGGAGACGGTGCGGCTGCAGTTCACTAACCACCTGACCCAGGTAACCAACCTACACCTGCACGGACTGCACGTATCGCCCGAGGTAGACGATCCCCTGGCCCAGATTCAGCCTGGTCAGAGCCGTATGTACGAGTTCACGGTTCCCAAAGGTTCGGCGGGCACCTACTGGTACCATCCCCATATCCACGGAAGGGTGGCCGAACAGCTATATGCGGGGTTGCTCGGTCTCATCGTGGTAGAGGGCCCTGTGGATGCCATACCCGAACTAAGAGAAGCTGAAGAGCACGTACTGGTGCTAAAGGACTTCGCTTTTTCTGGCAGCCGCATTGCCCCTTTCACCCCGATGGACTGGATGAACGGCAAGGAGGGGGACCTACTGACCGTCAATGCCGTAATTCGCCCGACTTTGCGGGCCCAGCGGGGAACTTTGCGATTGCGCATCTTGAATGCCAGCAACGCCCGCTACTATCGGCTGGCCCTGGAAAACCATCCCCTTTACCTGATTGCCACCGATGGCGGTTTTGTCGAGAAGCCGGTGGAGCTTCGCGAGCTCCTGCTGGCCCCGGGTGAGCGGGCCGAAGTGCTAATACGCCTAACCCAGGCAGGCAGCTTCCGCCTACAGGCCTTGCCCTACGATCGGGGTGCGATGATGATGCACGGTGGCGGGATGGGGATGATGAATCATCAGGGCATGGGTGGAATGAGCCATGGAGGGGAGCAAAGTACGCTGGCAATGCAGGGTATGATGATGGGGATGGGGCCAAGCCGCCTCGAGACCCTTCTAACCATCGTCGCACCGCCCAACCCCAAGCCGCTGCCCCTACCTACTTCCCTGGCCACGGTCGAGCGGCTCGACCTTACCAAGGTGGCCGCTACCCGCCGCTTTGAGCTGGGTGAACGTATGATGCAGGCTGAATTTTTCATCAACGGTCGGATGTTTGATCCAGGCCGGGTAGATGTGCGGGCTCGACGGGGCACCCTCGAGGTTTGGGAGCTGATTAATAAAACCGACATGGATCACCCTTTCCACCTACACACCTACCCATTCCAGGTGCTTTCGATCAACGGTAGGCCCCAGCCTTACCGGGCCTGGAAGGACACCGTCAACCTAAAGAAAAATGACGTGGTGCGCATTGCCATCCCCTTTCGCGACTTTATTGGCACCACGGTGTACCACTGCCATATCGTCGAGCACGAAGATCGTGGCATGATGGGGGTCTTGCAGGTAGAAGCCGAATAAAGAAAGTCGAGCAAAAAGAAACAAGGGAGGATACATGATGCGCAGATTGTGGATGGTTTTTGTTCTTTTGGGATTGAGCTTTGCCCAGATGGATCACACAGGCCATGGGGGTATGACCATGCAGGCCACGGCCGAGCTGCAAAAGCTCCAGGGGCGCGACTTCGACATCGCCTATATGTCCATGATGATTGACCACCACAAGGGGGCGGTGGAGATGGCCCAGGCCATTCTGAAGGTTTCCAAAGACGCCCGCATCCGCAAAGCCGCCCAGGAAATTATCGCGGTGCAGAACAAGGAAATTACCCAGCTTACCGGTTGGCTTAGAAGCTGGTACGGCGTAGCCCCCAGCCAGCGCTACATGGCGATGATGCGCGCAGACATGCAGGCCATGATGGACACTGCCATGATGGGCATGATGCCGGGGCACGGCAGCTCCCCCGACCGGGCTTTTTTGCAGGGCATGATTCCCCACCACCAGGATGCCGTGGATATGTCCAGGCTGTGTTTGCAAAAGGCGGCCAGGGCCGAACTCAAACGCTTCTGCCAGGGTGTCATCACCGTACAGAGCCGCGAGATTGAGCAGTACCGGCAGTGGTTGAAAAACCTGCCCTGAGCCTTAGCGATCAGGTCGCTGTGTGCTTCTGGAAGAAGGCCTCGAGGGCCCCGTCGAGCATCTGATAAACCGCCTCAAAATCCTGGGGCCCGCCGTAGTAGGGGTCGGGCACCTCGCCCCCGCCGTTCAAGTCCAAAAGCAGCCGGGCCTTGCCCCGATGGGCGGGAAACATGCGCTCGAGGGTGCGCAGGTTTTCCCTATCCATCACAAAGATGTGATCGAAGTACAGCAGGTCTTCTGCACGAACCTGGCGGGCCACATGGGGAAAATGGGCGTCGTACTTGCTCAGCACGGCCTGGGTGCGGGGGTCGGCGGGCTCGCCCGCGTGCCAGCCGCCCGTACCGCAGGAGTCCACCTCAAACTGCCCCTCCAGCCCCCGCTCGCGCAGCTTGCGACGGAAGATGCCCTCGGCCATGGGGCTGCGGCAGATGTTGCCCATGCAAACGAACAGCACGCGGGTCATAGCTTTACAATCAGGCCTTCGTGGGGCCGCAGCTCGAGCACCCCTTCCACCTTCCCGTAGCGATCCAGATGGGTCGAAAGCAGAATTTCCCCGCCGGGTGTCGAGAGCGCTTGGGGCTTCTGGGTAAAGTTCAGCGCCACCAGCACCTCCCCCCCACGCAGGTAGGCGAACACCCCCTGGGGGGCCTTGTAGCTCTGGTAGGCCCCGTGCAGGAGGGCCGGCGTTTCCTTGCGCACCACCAGCAGGGTGCGCACCAGGGTCAGCATCGAGAAGGGGTCGGCGTCCTGGGCCTCCACGTTGCGCTCGGGGTAGTCCGGGTTGATGGGGAGCCAGGGCTCACGGGTGCTGAAGCCGGCATAGGCGTGGGGGGTCCACTGCATGGGGGTGCGCTCGGGGTCGCGGCCGTGTTCGCCCGCGGCCCCGCGCTGGCGCAGGGCCGCGGGGTCCTGCACTTTCTCAGGGGGGATCTCTCCGTTCACCATGCCAATCTCGTCGCCGTAGTACCAGGTGGGTGAGCCCCGCAGGGTAAAAAGCAGCATGGCCGCGATCCGGGCCTGCTCGTGCCCGATGCGGGTGGCCAGGCGGTGCTGGTCGTGGTTGCCCAGCACCCAGTTGGGGGTGGCGAACGGGGGCAGGCTGGCCTCGTACTCCTCCACAATGCTGCGGATGTTCTCAGCCGTCCAGTTGTTCAGGCCCCTGGAAATCAGGTGGAAGTTGAAGGGCAGGTGGCAGCCGGGTCGCTCCGGGGTGCCGTAGTAGGGTATAAGCTGGTGGTAGGGCAGGTAAATTTCCCCAATCATCACCCGGTTGCCGGGGTACTCGTCCAGCACGGCGCGCATCTCCTGCACAATCTCGCGGGTCTCGGGCTGGTCTTCCTGGTAGATGTGGATATGGCGGAAGCGGTCAATGTCGCCGGGCTTGTACTGGGGGTTGTCGGGCTCGTCGCGGAAGAGCGCATCCTCCACCAGCAGCCAGATCACATCAACGCGGAAACCATCCACCCCCTTGTCCAGCCAGAAGCGCATTACGTCGTACATGGCCTGGCGTACCTCGGGGTTGCGCCAGTTGAGGTCGGGCTGCTCGGGCAGGAACTGGTGCAGGTAGTACTGGCCGGTCTTTTCGTCCAGCGTCCAGGAGGGACCGCCGAAGTGGGCCTGCCAGTTGTTGGGGGGGCCTCCGTCCGGGGCGGGGTCGCGCCAGACGTACCAGTCGCGCTTGGGGTTGTCGCGGCTGCTCCTGGACTCCAAAAACCAGGGGTGCTGGTCGGAGGTGTGGTTGGGCACAAAGTCGATGAGCACCTTGAGGCCCAGCCGGTGGGCCTCGGCCAGGAGCTCGTCGAAGTCTTTGAGCGTGCCGAAGATGGGGTCTACGTCGCAGTAGTCGGCCACGTCGTAGCCGAAGTCCTTCATGGGCGACCTGTAAAAGGGCGAGAGCCAGATGGCGTCGAAGCCCAGGTCGCGGATGTAGGGGAGGCGCTTACGGATGCCTGGCAGGTCGCCAATCCCATCGCCGTTGGAATCTTGAAAGCTGCGCGGGTAAATCTGATAGATGCTTGCGGTTTTCCACCATTCCATAACGCGCTCCTTTATACCGGGCGCTGGGTCAGCCATAGCCGGGCATAGGGCCCCAGATAGGCCGGGGCCGGGGCCTGGGTGATCTGGTCGAAGGGCTGCACGATGCCTTCTTGCTGAAGGGCCTCGAAGGGGAAGGGCTGATCCTGCTCGCTGAAGTTGTAGACCTGCACCAGCCGGCCCTGGGGGTGTTCACGCCTGAGCAGAAGCAGGTGGGGGTTGGGTTGCCAGAGGGCCTGCGTAGGGAAGGCCGCATGCATCTGGGGGATGCGGGCTCGAGCCTGCAAGAGCCCTTTGATGCCGTGGAAAATCCGGTGCTCCACGGTGCCTTCCTGGTGGCGCTTCTGGGCTTTGGCCCAGTCCATTCTGGGCCGGTGCAGCCAGCGGTTGTCGTCCTGGTGGGCGGGCTCCTGGGCGTAGTCGTAGTCGTTGAGCATCCCCAGCTCGTCGCCCATGTAGATGAGCGGGATGCCCTCCCCATAGCCGATAAAGACCGCGTGGGCCAGCAGAATGCGCTCGATGGCCAGGTTGATCAGGCGGGGATTCCCGGACTCGAGCGCGGCCTCCAGCCCGGCCAGGCTGGCCGCACTGCCCGAGGTGCGCCGGTCGCCGGTGGCGGGGTTCTCCTGGAAGTGCAGGCCTCGAGCGAACGAGCCCGGGAACTCGCCCCTGTAAAAGTCCGATAAAAAGCGCCGGTGGGCCGGGCCGCTCAGGCCCACCGCGGCGGCGTCGGTGTCGGAGATGGCCCAGCCGATGTCGTCGTGGCAGCGCAGGTAGGTGGCCCAGGCGGTGCTGGGGGGTTTTTGCGGAAAGCGCCGGAGGGCCTGGGTAAAAAGCCGGGTGTCGCGGCTGGCCAGGCTGCTCCAGATCTGCACCATCAGGGTGTTGTGGTAGGCCAGCTCGCTCACCTTGCCGTAGTGCTTCCCGCTACCCAGGTAGGCGATCAGGTCTTCCGGGGCCACGATGGCCTCGGCCTTGAAGGCCACCGCCGGCGCGGCGATGCGCACCGCGGCCCGCAGGGCCTGGGTGAGGGCGTGCACCTCGGGCTGGTTCTGGCAGTGGGTGCCCAGGCGCTTCCAGGTAAAGGCGATGGCATCCAGCCGGAAGACCTCCACCCCTTTGTTGGCGAGCCACAGAATCAGGTCGAGGTACTCCAGAAACACCTCGGGGTTGCTCCAGTTCACGTCCCACTGCCAGCGGTTGAAGGTCGTCCAGACCCAGCCCTGCAGCTCCTCGTCCCAGGTGAAGTTGCCGGGGGCGAAGTCGGGGAAGACCTCGGGCAGGGTGCGCTCGAAGGCGTCGGGGAGGGTGCGGTCGGGGTAGATGTAGAAATAAGCGCGGTACCTGGGGTCGCCACGCCGGGCGGCCTGGGCCCAGGGGTGCTCGCGGGCCACGTGGTTGAGCACCAGATCCAGGCAAAGGCTGATGCCTTCGTGGCGGAGCTGGGTGCAGAGGGCCTCGAGGTCCTCCATGCTGCCGAGGTCGGGGCGCACCTGCCGGTAGTCGGCCACCGCGTAGCCGCCGTCGTTCTCGCCCTCGCGCGGGAGCAGCAAAGGCATCAGGTGCAGGTAGCGGATGCCCAGTTCCTTCAGGTAGCCGATGTGCTGTCCAACACCCTTTAGCGTGCCCGCGAACCGGTCGGCGTAGGCGATGTAGCCGTGCATATGGGGTTGCTGAAACCAGTCCGGGGTGTGGATGCGCTCGAGGTCCAGAGCCAGCAGTTCGGCCGGGCGCTCGGCCAGGTTCCGCCCAATCACCTGGGCCGCCCGCCCGGCCACGGCGGGGGCCTGGGGGTAGACCGCCTGCAAACCGGCCATCAGGTCGGGGAAGTGGCGGCGCACCCGGGCCTGCAAATCGGCGGTACGGTAGGCGTCGGGTGCGCCCATCTGGCCGGCCATGCCTGCAAAAAAAAGGGCCTCGTCCATGCGCCCATGTATTTTACGCAATCTTTGGGAGCCTGGCCGGGTGGGTGGCTTAATCTTGCAGTGCCTGGGAAGCCCGTGTGTGAGTTTGGTTAGGACTTTCTGAGCCAATCTGGCTTTCATTCTTAAGCTGTGGTTAATCCAGAAAAGTAACGGTCAAAACACCTTGTACTTTGGTGGCTAAGGGTTGTTCACAGCTCGAGCAGGGCACAGGAGGAAGACCAATGCGACGAACCAAAATGCTTTTGCTGCTGGGCGGCCTGGGCCTGCTGCTGGGGGCCTGCGGCGGGGAGTACACCGACAACCCCACCCCCGATAGCTCCAACGGCCCCTTCCTGGCCGAGCCCCTCACCCAGCACCCCACCAACCTGCCCCTGACCCTGCTCAACCGCTACCTGGTGGTGAGCGAAGAGGACGGGCGCTTGCGGGCCAGCTACAGCGGGCTGCGCTACTGGCCGCGCCAGGCCGACAAAAACCGCAACCCCAACAACCCCAGCCAGCCCTCGGGGCCGCGCTTTACCCAGTACGCCGGCTGGGACATCCTGGACGTGCCCGGCTCGAGCGTCTCGCGGGCCGACTGGCTGCGCCTGAGCCTGACCCGCCCCGCCACGGTGGTGGTGGCCTGGGAACACTCGGCGCTGTGGCTGGCGGGTTGGCAGAAAGGGGAGACCACCGCTGCCGATGGCAAGAAGTTCAACACCTATACCCGTACCTTCCGGGCTGGTGAGATCACCCTGGGCTCCCCTGAGGGCAAGGGTGAGTACTGGGTGCTGCTGGCCGAAGGCAACGGGCAACCTTCGGCAGAACCCCCCCTGCCCAGCGGCATCACCGAACGGCCGGTGCCCAACACCACCTGCCCCTCCTGGCTCGAAAACCTCTGGCAGGCCAAAGGGCCGGATGGGCGCAACTACCCAAGCTGGCACCCCCAGATCGACCCGGTTTACTGGTGTTACTACCGCCACGACCACAACGCCGACCCCGGCCTGATCGGCTACCAGGCCCCCTTCCTCTACACCGCACAGTACACCAACAACCAGCCTGAGCGGGCCGAGGGCTTTAAGGGCTTTGCCATCCGCGACGGCGAGATCGGCTGGTATTTCAACATCCACTCCGAGACCAGCACCGACCAGCGGGTCTGCGCCCGCTTCCACACCGTGGTGGTGGTGGCTACGCGCTGGCGCACCGGCGAGAAGCTGGCCGAGCTCAACTACAAAGGCGACTTTGGGGCCTCGAGGCAGAACCAGGGCGACAATCCCTTCTTCGCCAACACCTGCACCGACCCCCGCACCGGCCAGCAGGTCACCCAGGAGCAGATCGGCCAGCAATTGCAAAGCACCACCCGGGCCTCCAAGCGCATCCGCATCGCCGCCAACAACTCGGGCTACGAACAGTGGGATGGGGGCCTGGTCAAGGCCTTAGGCATGGAGTTTAGCGGCCCCGGCATGGGCATTGACATCCAGAACCCGGCCACCGCCTGCAACGCGCTTCACTGCACCGATCTGGTCACCAACAACTCCTCCAGCACCCGCCGCACGCTGCAAATCATGAACCTGCGGCTGCGCTACAAGCCCGAACTCGACCCCGACGGCGACGGCTACTTCGAGACCAACCTGTACGGCGATGGGCCTTACATCGCCGGCGACCGCAACTCGGGGATTGGCCCCCTTAAGCAGTACATCAAACCCGGGACCGACCTGCGCCTGGACGGCTTCTTCACCACCGAGGATGCCTGGCGCGGGCTGTATGTGCGTGGTGGCAGTACCCAGGATGTCGAGCTCGAGGGCGCGCTGGGCACGGTGAACTAAAGAGGCCCATCACCAACCGGCGGGTGGTGCCTCGCCGGTGGTTCTTTTGCAGCGCATAGCGGTATCGTTTTGATTAGCGACGACGGGCCAGGGGGTGAAGCTTCCCGTGGGTATCCTTCACCCATGACTACACCCGACGGCGAAGGATTCAAGCGGAAGC containing:
- a CDS encoding multicopper oxidase family protein; this encodes MKLTRRNTIKLLGAGLGSALVGAHWPGLAQGTLAFPEPKLLPLRRLESGLVEASLAARESNLSIGGKPVTLLTYGGMPGPTLRLREGETVRLQFTNHLTQVTNLHLHGLHVSPEVDDPLAQIQPGQSRMYEFTVPKGSAGTYWYHPHIHGRVAEQLYAGLLGLIVVEGPVDAIPELREAEEHVLVLKDFAFSGSRIAPFTPMDWMNGKEGDLLTVNAVIRPTLRAQRGTLRLRILNASNARYYRLALENHPLYLIATDGGFVEKPVELRELLLAPGERAEVLIRLTQAGSFRLQALPYDRGAMMMHGGGMGMMNHQGMGGMSHGGEQSTLAMQGMMMGMGPSRLETLLTIVAPPNPKPLPLPTSLATVERLDLTKVAATRRFELGERMMQAEFFINGRMFDPGRVDVRARRGTLEVWELINKTDMDHPFHLHTYPFQVLSINGRPQPYRAWKDTVNLKKNDVVRIAIPFRDFIGTTVYHCHIVEHEDRGMMGVLQVEAE
- a CDS encoding DUF305 domain-containing protein, with protein sequence MMRRLWMVFVLLGLSFAQMDHTGHGGMTMQATAELQKLQGRDFDIAYMSMMIDHHKGAVEMAQAILKVSKDARIRKAAQEIIAVQNKEITQLTGWLRSWYGVAPSQRYMAMMRADMQAMMDTAMMGMMPGHGSSPDRAFLQGMIPHHQDAVDMSRLCLQKAARAELKRFCQGVITVQSREIEQYRQWLKNLP
- a CDS encoding low molecular weight protein-tyrosine-phosphatase, yielding MTRVLFVCMGNICRSPMAEGIFRRKLRERGLEGQFEVDSCGTGGWHAGEPADPRTQAVLSKYDAHFPHVARQVRAEDLLYFDHIFVMDRENLRTLERMFPAHRGKARLLLDLNGGGEVPDPYYGGPQDFEAVYQMLDGALEAFFQKHTAT
- a CDS encoding alpha-amylase family glycosyl hydrolase gives rise to the protein MEWWKTASIYQIYPRSFQDSNGDGIGDLPGIRKRLPYIRDLGFDAIWLSPFYRSPMKDFGYDVADYCDVDPIFGTLKDFDELLAEAHRLGLKVLIDFVPNHTSDQHPWFLESRSSRDNPKRDWYVWRDPAPDGGPPNNWQAHFGGPSWTLDEKTGQYYLHQFLPEQPDLNWRNPEVRQAMYDVMRFWLDKGVDGFRVDVIWLLVEDALFRDEPDNPQYKPGDIDRFRHIHIYQEDQPETREIVQEMRAVLDEYPGNRVMIGEIYLPYHQLIPYYGTPERPGCHLPFNFHLISRGLNNWTAENIRSIVEEYEASLPPFATPNWVLGNHDQHRLATRIGHEQARIAAMLLFTLRGSPTWYYGDEIGMVNGEIPPEKVQDPAALRQRGAAGEHGRDPERTPMQWTPHAYAGFSTREPWLPINPDYPERNVEAQDADPFSMLTLVRTLLVVRKETPALLHGAYQSYKAPQGVFAYLRGGEVLVALNFTQKPQALSTPGGEILLSTHLDRYGKVEGVLELRPHEGLIVKL
- a CDS encoding alpha-amylase family protein, whose product is MDEALFFAGMAGQMGAPDAYRTADLQARVRRHFPDLMAGLQAVYPQAPAVAGRAAQVIGRNLAERPAELLALDLERIHTPDWFQQPHMHGYIAYADRFAGTLKGVGQHIGYLKELGIRYLHLMPLLLPREGENDGGYAVADYRQVRPDLGSMEDLEALCTQLRHEGISLCLDLVLNHVAREHPWAQAARRGDPRYRAYFYIYPDRTLPDAFERTLPEVFPDFAPGNFTWDEELQGWVWTTFNRWQWDVNWSNPEVFLEYLDLILWLANKGVEVFRLDAIAFTWKRLGTHCQNQPEVHALTQALRAAVRIAAPAVAFKAEAIVAPEDLIAYLGSGKHYGKVSELAYHNTLMVQIWSSLASRDTRLFTQALRRFPQKPPSTAWATYLRCHDDIGWAISDTDAAAVGLSGPAHRRFLSDFYRGEFPGSFARGLHFQENPATGDRRTSGSAASLAGLEAALESGNPRLINLAIERILLAHAVFIGYGEGIPLIYMGDELGMLNDYDYAQEPAHQDDNRWLHRPRMDWAKAQKRHQEGTVEHRIFHGIKGLLQARARIPQMHAAFPTQALWQPNPHLLLLRREHPQGRLVQVYNFSEQDQPFPFEALQQEGIVQPFDQITQAPAPAYLGPYARLWLTQRPV